In the Ictalurus punctatus breed USDA103 chromosome 7, Coco_2.0, whole genome shotgun sequence genome, one interval contains:
- the rgs18 gene encoding regulator of G-protein signaling 18, with the protein METFVFLFPQFDFSAPKEEVYFKMLGETVWRATRMKDSHSRNKDKDKDKEKDTKYRLSLLMTRSGSHENVSPEKKAPSKTIDIPPEVALRWSDSFEDLLAHPDGVQTFTQFLRSEFSEENIEFWLACEDYKSTASSANLQSKAKQMYAVFIEAEAPKEINIDHSTKQDIQKNIAQPTQSCFNSAQSKIYALMKKDCYPRFLTSDIYLSLTKRKAPPAMTRRRSRSFVFSDREDNAAAWL; encoded by the exons ATGGAGACCTTTGTCTTTCTGTTTCCTCAATTCGACTTCTCTGCCCCCAAGGAGGAAGTGTATTTCAAAATGCTCGGCGAGACCGTGTGGCGTGCTACCAGAATGAAAGACAGCCACTCAAg AAATAAGGACAAGGACAAAGATAAGGAGAAGGACACAAAGTACAGACTCAGTCTTCTGATGACCAGGTCTGGTTCGCATGAAAATGTGAGCCCAGAGAAAAAGGCACCAAGTAAAACCATTGA CATTCCACCTGAGGTCGCTTTGAGATGGAGTGATTCCTTTGAAGATCTGCTGGCACATCCAG ATGGAGTGCAGACCTTCACGCAGTTCCTTCGCTCCGAGTTCAGTGAGGAGAACATCGAGTTCTGGTTAGCGTGTGAGGATTACAAGAGCACAGCGTCCTCCGCCAATCTGCAATCCAAGGCCAAGCAAATGTACGCTGTATTTATTGAAGCCGAGGCGCCCAAAGAG ATTAACATCGACCACTCGACCAAGCAAGACATTCAGAAGAACATCGCACAACCAACGCAGTCGTGTTTCAATTCGGCGCAGAGCAAAATCTACGCCTTGATGAAGAAGGACTGCTACCCGCGCTTCCTCACCTCAGATATCTACCTGAGCCTGACCAAGAGGAAAGCGCCTCCTGCCATGACCCGGAGAAGGTCTCGATCTTTTGTTTTCAGTGACCGCGAGGATAACGCGGCAGCCTGGTTGTAG